A window of the Gossypium hirsutum isolate 1008001.06 chromosome A03, Gossypium_hirsutum_v2.1, whole genome shotgun sequence genome harbors these coding sequences:
- the LOC107888167 gene encoding protein FEZ: MDERVSDSDKMEEIMLPGFRFHPTDEELVGFYLKRKIQQRPLSVELIKQLDIYKYDPWELPKLATTGEKEWYFYCPRDRKYRNSARPNRVTGAGFWKATGTDRPIYSSEGSKCIGLKKSLVFYKGRAAKGVKTDWMMHEFRLPSLTDSAPTPPKRFLDKCLPANDSWAICRIFKKTNSTAQRALCHSWVSPKPETSSISDMLSRGSDTSQLSSDNISLTPKTSSSPVQFNLISNTDLLQTSSAAFSPLDFVPYKPLSQMAPQLPISNGDLTSLIFAPLDQTPSPAKSAVDVTSVLLNMSSSMLGEYDSTVHFHGGSQDHCTGFSSGTLPHGMQGNMVINNEDHENALLKNLNVTHVDDQWDGIRSIGFPFSLPLPMSVADAWKPSIP; this comes from the exons ATGGATGAGAGAGTAAGTGATAGTGATAAAATGGAAGAAATCATGCTTCCAGGGTTCAGGTTTCATCCAACAGATGAAGAGCTTGTTGGGTTTTATCTGAAAAGAAAGATTCAGCAGCGCCCTCTCTCAGTAGAGCTGATTAAGCAACTAGACATCTATAAATATGATCCATGGGAACTTCCAA AACTGGCAACCACTGGAGAGAAAGAGTGGTATTTCTACTGTCCCAGGGACAGAAAATACAGAAATAGTGCAAGGCCAAACCGAGTCACTGGAGCTGGATTTTGGAAAGCCACAGGGACTGACCGTCCCATATATTCCTCGGAAGGCAGCAAGTGCATTGGGTTGAAGAAATCTCTTGTGTTCTACAAAGGTAGAGCAGCCAAAGGGGTGAAAACTGACTGGATGATGCATGAGTTTAGGTTACCTTCTCTCACTGACTCCGCGCCTACGCCACCAAAAAGATTCCTCGACAAATGCCTTCCTGCCAAT GACTCATGGGCGATATGCAGGATATTCAAGAAAACTAACTCCACAGCTCAAAGAGCTCTTTGTCATTCGTGGGTTTCTCCAAAACCTGAAACATCATCAATATCAGATATGCTTAGTAGAGGTTCAGATACTTCTCAACTTTCTTCAGACAACATATCCTTGACACCCAAAACCAGTTCATCACCAGTCCAGTTTAACCTTATCAGTAACACTGACCTACTACAGACATCTTCTGCTGCATTTTCTCCTTTAGACTTTGTCCCTTACAAGCCTCTCTCCCAGATGGCTCCTCAACTTCCCATCTCCAATGGAGACCTAACCAGTCTCATTTTTGCACCTCTTGATCAAACCCCATCTCCTGCAAAATCCGCAGTTGATGTTACTTCCGTGTTGCTTAACATGTCATCTTCCATGCTTGGAGAATACGATAGTACTGTGCACTTCCATGGCGGATCGCAAGATCATTGCACTGGCTTCTCTTCAGGGACATTGCCCCACGGGATGCAAGGGAACATGGTGATCAATAATGAAGATCATGAAAATGCACTACTTAAAAACCTGAATGTCACCCATGTTGATGATCAGTGGGATGGTATTAGATCCATTGGATTTCCCTTCAGTTTGCCTTTACCCATGAGTGTGGCGGATGCTTGGAAGCCAAGCATCCCTTGA